A section of the Pochonia chlamydosporia 170 chromosome 2, whole genome shotgun sequence genome encodes:
- a CDS encoding serine/threonine-protein kinase RIO1 (similar to Aspergillus terreus NIH2624 XP_001208765.1): MPGETTSTASPAAPHEPPFTYTANQGYVEPSQEVPPEVRMPRGAPHPEQHNEDDDNDFDDIFEDDDIEEEEWTGDARDLTKTYNRQRQLQDNSNGVVAAPRSNQQKPTANTFASVDDQVSALSKHAAKIRLDTVKQSDEKDKDKADRATSDQVLDQRTRMILLQMINRGFVSEVHGAISTGKEANVYGAMLVDDKTGDVVHKAIKVYKTAILVFKDRERYITGEHRFKGGFDKGNNRKMVKLWAEKEFRNLRRIHSAGIPCPEPISLKLHVLVMGFLGDRKGWAYPRLRDATLIGDDVDQQWRTLYIQLLGIMRKMYQVCRLVHADLSEYNILYHDGLLYIIDVSQSVEPDHPRSLEFLRMDIKNVGDFFRRKGVDTLSDRAIFNFITAATGPVEEPGLAETLEKLYETRESAADEDQAAALEVDNEVFRNQYIPQTLEQVYNIEKDAQKLSQGEGGDLVYKNLLADQVVRPEEDQNDEDDSEDESGSGVSLSGSESGDESKFDKGRPRGRKFEDKDEKKQHKQAVKEAKREKRKDKMPKHLKKKIVSSTSRRKK; the protein is encoded by the exons CACGAACCCCCATTCACATACACCGCCAACCAGGGCTATGTCGAGCCATCCCAAGAAGTTCCCCCCGAAGTCCGCATGCCTCGTGGTGCCCCTCACCCAGAGCAACAcaacgaagatgacgacaatgACTTCGATGATAtctttgaagatgacgataTAGAAGAGGAGGAGTGGACCGGGGATGCCAGAGATCTCACAAAGACGTACAACCGCCAGCGCCAACTGCAAGACAACAGCAATGGAGTCGTCGCTGCCCCTCGGTCGAACCAGCAGAAGCCCACGGCGAATACCTTTGCCAGTGTGGACGACCAAGTCTCCGCGCTGTCAAAACACGCTGCCAAGATTCGATTAGATACTGTAAAGCAGAGCGATGAGAAGGATAAAGACAAGGCGGATCGCGCCACCAGCGACCAAGTCCTGGATCAAAGAACTCGCATGATTTTGCTGCAAATGATCAATCGAGGCTTTGTCAGCGAAGTCCATGGTGCGATTAGCACCGGTAAAGAGGCCAATGTCTACGGAGCGATGCTTGTCGATGACAAGACCGGCGATGTAGTGCATAAGGCTATCAAGGTTTACAAGACGGCCATTTTGGTCTTCAAGGACCGTGAGAGATATATTACTGGCGAGCACAGATTTAAAGGTGGCTTTGACAAAGGCAACAACCGCAAAATGGTCAAGCTTTGGGCAGAGAAGGAATTTCGAAATCTGAGGAGAATCCACAGCGCGGGTATTCCCTGCCCGGAGCCGATCTCCTTGAAGCTGCATGTTCTTGTCATGGGATTCTTGGGCGACAGGAAGGGCTGGGCGTACCCGCGACTCCGAGATGCCACTCTCATCGGTGACGACGTTGACCAGCAATGGAGAACACTGTATATTCAGCTCCTCGGTATTATGCGCAAAATGTACCAAGTATGTCGGTTAGTACACGCCGATCTTAGCGAGTACAACATCCTATACCACGACGGCCTCCTTTACATCATCGACGTATCACAGAGTGTGGAACCAGACCACCCCCGCTCCCTTGAATTCCTTCGGATGGATATCAAAAACGTCGGCGACTTTTTCAGACGCAAGGGCGTCGATACGCTTTCCGATAgagccatcttcaacttcatcactGCCGCAACAGGCCCCGTCGAGGAGCCCGGTCTGGCTGAAACGCTCGAGAAGTTGTACGAGACCCGTGAATCTGCGGCCGACGAAGACCAAGCCGCAGCTTTGGAAGTCGACAACGAAGTATTCCGCAACCAGTATATTCCCCAGACGCTAGAGCAAGTGTACAACATCGAGAAGGATGCGCAGAAGCTTAGCCAGGGCGAAGGTGGTGATCTTGTCTATAAGAATCTCCTTGCAGACCAAGTTGTGCGGCCCGAGGAAGACCAAaacgatgaagatgactcAGAAGACGAGTCCGGCTCTGGCGTTTCCCTGTCTGGCAGCGAATCTGGTGACGAGAGCAAATTTGATAAAGGTCGTCCTCGTGGTCGCAAGTTCGAGGACAAGGATGAAAAGAAG CAACATAAACAAGCCGTCAAGGAAGCCAAGcgggagaagagaaaggacAAAATGCCGAAACatctcaagaagaagattgtctCTAGCACTTCCCGACGCAAGAAGTAA
- a CDS encoding fungal specific transcription factor domain-containing protein (similar to Verticillium alfalfae VaMs.102 XP_003005058.1) — protein MTETTETEETIPVDELTPEEASRIIHSHRKVRYGTACWPCRQRKVKCDNKQPCENCVKREHPQLCSYKPNRSSTSKNTTAAQNGQAKKRACSFSDGREESRKSERGESWPRTIGISTSLDDTESVGDRYLGQNSIPALLREQSSPIEKNDSVDIRRDMRSILGLDTSAPFPLMSSQHLHRLAQDISAELPSDREVMKLFRTYKEIPQPFWGFVCDIDDFESKLMVYLEDRSRNASTSMKSSRPVAASWLAILFAVLAVGSQYHESPYHIRTRDSQKYIQISFHFLRLGNFLLRPSFDSIQALLLTSFVLLNDMKAEASWALTGLTCRLAQSLGLQRATSLEGLDSVPPDAKAKETTRRKLWWTCVWHDTLTSLSFDRTPMTNFPSCDIPISPEATPGKFTYLEMMYHLIEIISRRLNPDATATSSYGQIVDNCEAVESLRRRSLPHMQDKDQCKTALHRLQYYAIRLHTSFVISVSCRPALKRTCEFDPKQKKELADRCKDNLTETVRMFLAMHQLSVIPTRSWAFTYHGLSSALLLGILCETKTDPEIRQLQGDLIAALSATAAKEASSPEPHIPVSDKDIELSGPLWRALTALKNIYEHGTVIPSALKREGDSSGGGSGTRTPIPPFMLANTSGGNLNSQLRAAQAAGDPREDAALAMAEMQNGASLQDFSTIPYSQALPVGMNLDGLGGIPVDQTQLMAPMDLYDSIWGASPDPWNSGVDAMNFDFMAQPPPGQPQQQFYF, from the exons ATGACCGAGACTACCGAAACTGAGGAGACGATTCCCGTTGACGAGCTGACGCCAGAGGAAGCAAGTCGTATCATCCACTCTCATCGAAAAGTACGATATG GAACTGCCTGTTGGCCGTGTCGACAAAGGAAAGTGAAATGTGACAACAAACAGCCATGCGAGAACTGTGTCAAGCGAGAGCACCCTCAGCTGTGCTCTTACAAGCCAAATCGCTCTTCCACTTCCAAGAATACTACTGCGGCtcaaaatggccaagccaaaaaGCGCGCCTGCTCATTCTCTGATGGTCGTGAGGAAAGCCGAAAGTCCGAACGTGGAGAGAGCTGGCCTCGAACTATAG GAATCTCAACAAGCTTAGATGATACCGAATCGGTTGGAGACCGTTATCTTGGCCAGAACAGCATCCCGGCTTTACTCCGAGAGCAGTCGTCACCAATTGAGAAGAATGATTCTGTGGATATCCGTCGGGACATGCGGTCTATTCTGGGCTTGGATACCTCCGCGCCATTCCCTCTCATGTCGTCTCAGCATTTGCATCGATTAGCTCAGGATATCTCTGCCGAGCTTCCATCAGATCGAGAAGTTATGAA GCTATTCCGTACTTACAAAGAAATTCCACAGCCATTTTGGGGCTTCGTTTGCGATATTGACGATTTCGAATCAAAGCTCATGGTATATCTTGAGGATCGCTCCCGGAACGCGTCAACCTCAATGAAGTCGTCACGGCCAGTCgcggcatcatggcttgctattctcttCGCCGTATTAGCCGTTGGCTCTCAGTACCATGAGAGCCCCTATCACATTCGAACTCGTGACTCTCAAAAGTACATACAAATTTCATTCCATTTTTTGCGGTTAGGCAATTTTCTACTACG ACCGTCGTTTGACTCCATTCAAGCATTGTTGCTCACAAGCTTCGTTCTTTTAAATGACATGAAGGCCGAAGCATCGTGGGCGTTGACAGGTCTTACATGTCGTTTAGCACAATCCTTAGGCCTCCAACGTGCTACTAGCCTGGAGGGCCTGGACAGTGTTCCCCCagatgccaaagccaaggagaCGACCAGACGGAAGCTTTGGTGGACATGTGTCTGGCATGATACGCTGACTTCACTTTCCTTCGACCG AACTCCCATGACAAACTTTCCAAGCTGCGATATCCCCATCAGCCCGGAAGCAACACCTGGCAAGTTCACCTATTTAGAGATGATGTATCATCTCATCGAAATCATATCTCGACGGCTTAACCCCGACGCAACCGCTACATCATCCTACGGACAAATCGTAGACAACTGCGAAGCGGTCGAAAGCCTTCGTCGGCGATCCCTACCACACATGCAAGACAAGGACCAGTGTAAGACGGCGCTACACCGACTACAATACTACGCAATACGGCTACACACATCCTTTGTCATCTCCGTATCTTGCCGGCCAGCATTGAAACGCACTTGCGAATTTGACCCCAAGCAAAAAAAGGAGCTTGCGGATAGGTGCAAAGACAACCTGACTGAAACGGTGCGCATGTTCTTAGCCATGCACCAACTCTCTGTGATTCCAACCCGAAGCTGGGCATTTACATACCACGGGTTGTCATCTGCTCTCCTACTCGGCATCCTCTGCGAGACCAAGACGGACCCAGAAATTCGTCAACTTCAGGGAGACTTGATCGCCGCCCTGTCTGCTACAGCTGCAAAGGAAGCCAGTTCCCCTGAGCCTCATATCCCCGTGAGCGACAAGGATATTGAGCTCTCTGGTCCACTCTGGCGAGCACTTACTGCGTTGAAGAATATCTACGAGCACGGGACCGTCATCCCAAGCGCATTAAAGCGCGAAGGTGACTCCTcaggaggaggaagtgggACGAGAACGCCTATTCCCCCCTTCATGTTGGCCAATACAAGCGGAGGGAATCTCAACAGCCAACTCCGTGCTGCGCAAGCGGCAGGTGATCCTCGCGAAGACGCTGCGCTCGCCATGGCAGAGATGCAGAACGGAGCGTCACTGCAGGACTTTTCAAC AATCCCCTATTCGCAAGCATTACCAGTTGGTATGAACCTCGACGGTCTCGGCGGCATACCCGTCGACCAAACACAATTAATGGCACCGATGGACCTATACGACTCCATCTGGGGTG CATCCCCTGATCCCTGGAATTCAGGCGTAGACGCCATGAACTTTGACTTTATGgcccaaccaccaccaggaCAACCGCAACAGCAATTTTATTTCTAG
- a CDS encoding RNA-dependent RNA polymerase (similar to Verticillium alfalfae VaMs.102 XP_003003645.1), translating into MTRKRLSNDSTSTSKRTKKVIGGGQVNAYDDIDSIPSRSARKEQSSGVVSATSPFGAQTIRSIFQRRFDTDTSFSSSSAATSKNTSFTSDCNTSPEDDLTDYFTTQESPSESENESDGNHSLKEIENRLRNVWPRFANESFNHAPLATTWELARLALHCGINLADCDIRYGDDTQWHEQPALRSALEKLPAFKNKSLPQSSGSGAWDLALKGFQSQSQAVTLSAELTLNSSSTGPLFSLKLSPLQADKSHRLARRFGADRFMEILIPSLSYVQKVTKNESAGDAILAWLKDRHYFLGRRWAAFYCRNGEKTKVKTKTQGKDSQGIHRERIFLFACNGDSFRRPAIGSLPPVSEAIMPHIRTRVQLPEMLAWAINGLFDTDQQIPKIFSRISLSLTRTWATVELEREQIHNLTSDIGGDSPMNDGIGRMSKSLATKIADKLGLNEVPCAYQARLGSAKGMWIVDADATLGGDDWIVTYPSQRKWNCDNHDIHHRTFEVKEWSKEPRPATLNQQFIPVLEEQAIDPQRMRATISKRLETGLEKDLAEQKTAMNDSADLRLWLHQGGGPKPGGGGFYMPFLGGLPKERDECTSFLLDHGFDPKTCKFMQDLCWETVQQRRDILRKKMNIRIPCSAYLLMVVDFSSSLEENEVHVSFSTKFQVDGFCDTLLEGMEVLVARAPSHLPSDIQRVKVVSKPQLRHLKDVIVFSIKGDVSLADKLSGGDYDGDRAWVCWDQDIVQNFRNSPTPNSDTDPIKLGHLRRLNRSMTQIRLEEQTDDAACTKFLYESFRFNMQPSLLGKCTDYKERYCHHIKSVSRTSTIILSRMLGYLVDQAKQGFLFTSADWDEFRHSLNLPRFLPDPDYMQDRPSQDISKQAKPHILDYLKHVVAATILDRALAEFDKALKSYNANYFDADLTKLYRYYDESHQKHPTWSKVQKKLREDIEYVAGRWSREVKDNDYIDFVGELYETWHRICPLQTESSSELTQHLQQPYFKNPHASLWELLKASLTFKLFHNSKPKFVWQVAGRQLAFLKAMAQDCPERTSCVVIVPQLYTALKVDKKLVESRRARRLAVTERRAADFEALDYDSDESINE; encoded by the exons ATGACCCGAAAGAGGCTGTCGAATGACAGcacttcaacatcaaaaagGACCAAAAAGGTCATAGGGGGCGGACAGGTCAATGCATATGATGACATTGACTCCATCCCATCGAGGTCAGCACGTAAGGAGCAGTCGTCTGGCGTAGTGTCGGCAACTAGCCCGTTCGGTGCTCAAACGATTCGCTCAATTTTCCAGAGACGCTTCGATACAGACACTTCgttttcatcatcatctgctgCTACATCCAAGAACACCTCTTTCACATCTGACTGCAATACATCCCCGGAGGATGACCTTACCGACTATTTTACTACCCAAGAATCACCCTCGGAATCCGAAAATGAATCTGACGGGAACCACTCGCTCAAAGAGATAGAGAACAGGCTACGGAATGTTTGGC CTAGATTTGCCAATGAATCCTTCAACCACGCGCCGCTTGCTACCACTTGGGAGTTGGCGAGGTTGGCGCTACACTGTGGAATAAACCTGGCAGATTGTGATATTCGGTACGGTGATGATACCCAGTGGCACGAGCAACCTGCGCTTCGATCGGCCCTTGAAAAGTTACCCGCGTTCAAAAACAAGTCGCTTCCACAGTCTAGTGGCTCTGGCGCTTGGGATCTGGCTCTGAAGGGGTTCCAGTCACAAAGTCAAGCTGTAACGCTGTCTGCCGAGTTGACGCTGAATTCGAGCTCAACTGGTCCTCTCTTTTCACTCAAGCTTTCTCCGTTGCAAGCTGACAAAAGTCATCGGCTAGCTCGTCGATTTGGGGCTGATCGATTCATGGAAATCCTGATCCCGTCCCTTTCATATGTCCAGAAAGTCACAAAAAACGAGAGCGCTGGTGATGCAATTCTCGCGTGGCTGAAAGACAGACACTACTTCCTGGGGAGACGTTGGGCTGCATTTTACTGCCGAAATGGAGAAAAGACCAAAGTCAAGACCAAAACACAAGGCAAAGATTCCCAAGGAATACACAGAGAGAGAATATTCCTCTTTGCGTGCAATGGGGACAGTTTCCGCCGGCCCGCAATTGGTTCGTTACCCCCAGTCTCTGAAGCTATTATGCCGCACATCCGGACTAGAGTCCAGCTACCTGAAATGCTGGCTTGGGCTATCAACGGTCTTTTCGACACCGATCAACAGATTCCAAAAATATTTTCCAGGATCAGCCTCA GTCTTACCCGGACATGGGCTACTGTTGAGCTCGAAAGGGAACAAATACACAATCTTACTAGTGACATAGGTGGTGATTCTCCAATGAATGATGGAATAGGCAGAATGTCGAAGAGCCTAGCGACGAAAATAGCCGACAAGCTCGGTCTTAACGAAGTTCCATGTGCGTATCAGGCGCGTTTAGGCAGTGCCAAAGGCATGTGGATTGTCGATGCAGATGCAACCCTTGGGGGCGATGACTGGATTGTCACCTATCCATCTCAACGAAAATGGAATTGCGACAACCATGATATCCACCATCGCACGTTTGAAGTAAAGGAATGGTCAAAAGAGCCCAGACCCGCGACATTGAATCAACAGTTCATACCGGTTCTGGAAGAGCAGGCCATTGACCCTCAAAGGATGCGAGCGACGATATCAAAGAGGCTGGAAACCGGCCTAGAGAAGGATCTTGCGGAGCAGAAAACCGCGATGAACGATTCTGCAGATTTGAGGCTTTGGTTGCACCAGGGTGGTGGACCCAAACCGGGAGGAGGCGGCTTTTACATGCCCTTTTTGGGTGGGTTGCCGAAGGAACGAGATGAGTGCACTTCATTTCTTCTAGATCATGGCTTTGACCCGAAGACTTGTAAGTTTATGCAAGATCTATGCTGGGAAACCGTACAGCAACGCCGTGATAtcttgaggaagaagatgaataTTCGGATCCCATGTTCCGCCTATCTCCTCATGGTTGTTGacttttcatcatcattggaAGAGAATGAGGTCCATGTATCCTTCTCTACGAAGTTTCAAGTCGACGGCTTTTGTGACACCCTGTTGGAGGGTATGGAAGTGCTAGTAGCCAGAGCGCCGAGTCATCTGCCGAGTGACATACAAAGAGTGAAAGTCGTCTCGAAGCCTCAACTCCGGCACTTGAAGGATGTCATCGTTTTCTCTATAAAGGGCGATGTGTCTCTTGCCGACAAGCTCTCCGGCGGAGACTATGATGGTGATAGAGCCTGGGTTTGCTGGGACCAAGATATTGTCCAAAACTTTCGCAATTCACCAACCCCAAACTCAGATACAGATCCCATCAAGCTGGGCCACTTGCGACGACTAAACAGATCCATGACCCAAATTCGGCTTGAAGAGCAAACCGACGATGCTGCTTGTACGAAATTTCTCTACGAGTCGTTCCGTTTCAACATGCAACCATCCCTTCTTGGAAAATGCACGGACTACAAAGAGCGGTACTGTCACCACATCAAAAGCGTTTCAcgcaccagcaccatcatACTCAGCAGAATGCTGGGATATCTTGTGGATCAGGCGAAACAAGGATTTCTCTTTACGTCCGCAGACTGGGATGAATTTCGCCACAGTTTAAACTTGCCGAGATTCCTTCCAGATCCAGATTACATGCAAGATCGGCCATCACAGGACATTTCTAAACAAGCTAAACCACACATTCTTGATTATCTAAAGCACGTTGTTGCGGCAACGATTCTAGATCGAGCCCTTGCcgagtttgacaaggcttTGAAGAGCTACAATGCCAACTACTTCGACGCGGACCTGACAAAGCTCTACAGGTACTATGACGAGTCGCATCAGAAACACCCAACATGGAGTAAAGTCCAAAAGAAATTACGCGAGGATATCGAGTACGTCGCAGGCCGATGGTCAAGGGAAGTCAAAGACAATGACTATATCGATTTCGTCGGAGAGCTATACGAGACATGGCATCGAATTTGCCCACTGCAGACCGAATCGTCATCCGAGTTGACTCAACACCTGCAGCAGCCATACTTTAAGAATCCACACGCAAGTCTCTGGGAACTTCTCAAAGCGTCCCTCACATTCAAATTATTTCACAACTCAAAGCCCAAGTTTGTGTGGCAAGTGGCTGGACGGCAActtgcctttttgaaggCAATGGCACAAGATTGCCCAGAGAGGACGTCTTGCGTTGTCATTGTACCTCAGCTGTACACTGCGCTCAAGGTGGACAAGAAGTTGGTCGAGTCGAGAAGAGCACGGCGCTTGGCGGTAACTGAGAGGAGAGCCGCGGATTTTGAGGCATTAGATTATGACAGTGATGAGAGCATTAATGAATGA
- a CDS encoding hybrid NRPS/PKS enzyme (similar to Neosartorya fischeri NRRL 181 XP_001259681.1), whose protein sequence is MTINTSIDLAALFERQAQATPQAVALEDEKRTLTYAELDSETWALADRLRQYGVGRDCLVGVLMNRSADNVVASLAALRAGGAYLVLELAYPAALLRDVIDDARPTVIVTQKAHASNLKVDIPVIVIDQPDMTVGANEPILVEPKPPLPAEDDLDRLAFVSYSSGTTGKPKGIANPHRASVCSYDLRFGLSDLGPGDRVACNVFFTWEMLRPLLRGATTVAVPDCASYDPEGLVEFLAARKITDTLMTPTLLATVLTRHPSLADTLPDLKSLWLNGEVVTTDLCRRAFAALPNVRLLNVYSASETHEVAAGDIKSFIDYEARVCPVGPPMDPSTIYILDEAGNRVDVGTSGELYVGGDMLARGYLNLPETTAKAFQIDPFSTGLDARMYRTGDMARILPSGLLEITGRVGGMIKTRGYTVQPGAVEATIVKHLAVRACAVVARGDGLEKQLVAYVVPDKGEHRNRTVLVVDESGYSPVARRALSDHLAHYMIPTIWVELESLPTHGVSGKTDLNALPPPPSPKTPNINAKKEHDTRIKMDTIIKMWALSLNIPASAISQSHSFFDLGGHSLTLADLAGRLTRTFGFPVPLAPLAGTPTLEGHLDAVRAARDGHTAAVQADLPAVLLADSALPDDIKSNGKPMCRLNDAETILLTGATGYLGAFLLKSLLENTSAQILCLIRFTDPNIDCRPAGIARIRKNLIDQGIWNDAMLERMEVVPGNLARNRLGLSPEAFQDLASRVDVIVHAAATVNLVYPYAALRNANVGGTREILRLASRGGATMHHVSTNGVLPPSKTPWTEEAMLDISDVPTKLPDGYGQTKWVAETLVYEAGRRGMHVKVYRPGTISGHSVTGATNTYDLLNALIVESLHLGFAPKVDGWLAEMTPVDFVSQAIVTLANHPCTKQKLYHLGDPAPVTAEQVFQDLEALGYPTKRLPWDDWVSLWKEKRGSGRGGDDPFTVDILRGGMPTVDTLELVTILKDGATQPALDLYGVSRPKIDRNLWETYARHFFARGWLPRPPLRLKVNGVHSPAKKGRLSGRVAVITGASSGIGAAVAAKLAGEGAHIALAARRTDELEKVKAKLSTCSGKILVHKTDVTSKAQVESLMKTTTEKLGPIDILVSCAGVMYFTMMANCQTEEWERTVDINCKGLLHCLSSTVPGFLERKRGHIVAISSDAGRKVFPGLGVYSASKFFVEATLQSLRLETVGSGLRVTGIQPGNVDTGLLNISTDAEALKKYGEPTGAKVLDAEDVAGAILYAVTQPEHVAVNEVLIEPRDEPI, encoded by the coding sequence ATGACAATCAACACTTCGATAGACCTGGCAGCGCTCTTTGAGCGACAGGCACAGGCTACCCCTCAAGCGGTCGCCCTCGAAGATGAAAAACGAACCCTCACATACGCCGAACTCGACAGCGAGACCTGGGCCCTGGCGGATCGCCTTCGTCAGTATGGCGTCGGTAGAGATTGCCTTGTCGGCGTACTCATGAATCGCAGCGCCGATAACGTTGTCGCGTCCCTGGCAGCTCTCAGAGCCGGCGGTGCCTATTTGGTGCTTGAATTGGCTTATCCCGCAGCTTTATTACGCGACGTCATTGATGATGCTAGACCGACCGTCATTGTGACGCAAAAGGCCCATGCTAGCAACCTCAAAGTCGATATCCCGGTTATTGTCAttgatcaaccagacatgactgTTGGCGCGAATGAGCCAATTCTAGTGGAACCGAAACCCCCACTGCCGGCAGAAGATGATCTTGACAGACTTGCCTTTGTTTCGTACTCTTCTGGCACGACCGGTAAACCCAAGGGTATAGCGAATCCACACCGGGCCTCAGTCTGCTCATACGATTTGAGATTTGGTCTTAGCGATCTAGGACCCGGCGACCGAGTGGCTTGCAATGTATTCTTCACTTGGGAAATGCTCCGGCCGCTCCTCCGTGGAGCGACCACCGTAGCGGTCCCGGACTGCGCAAGCTATGATCCCGAGGGATTGGTCGAGTTCCTTGCTGCTCGAAAAATCACTGACACATTGATGACCCCAACACTCCTCGCTACCGTTCTCACTCGTCACCCATCTCTCGCCGATACCCTCCCGGACCTGAAGTCCCTGTGGCTCAATGGCGAGGTTGTCACAACTGATCTGTGCCGTCGTGCTTTCGCGGCACTGCCCAATGTTCGACTTCTCAACGTATACAGCGCTAGCGAGACGCACGAAGTTGCAGCAGGCGATATCAAGAGCTTTATAGACTACGAGGCTAGGGTTTGCCCTGTTGGTCCGCCAATGGACCCGTCGACTATCTACATCCTTGACGAGGCTGGCAACAGAGTAGACGTTGGCACCAGTGGTGAGCTATACGTTGGTGGTGATATGCTGGCTAGGGGATATCTCAATCTCCCAGAAACCACAGCAAAGGCTTTCCAAATAGACCCATTTTCGACTGGTTTGGACGCGAGAATGTACCGAACGGGAGACATGGCCAGAATTCTTCCCTCTGGCCTCCTCGAAATCACAGGCAGAGTCGGTGGAATGATCAAGACCAGAGGATACACCGTCCAGCCTGGCGCTGTCGAGGCGACAATTGTCAAGCACCTCGCAGTTCGAGCTTGCGCTGTCGTTGCCCGCGGTGACGGTTTAGAGAAGCAATTGGTGGCCTATGTCGTCCCTGATAAGGGCGAGCATCGGAATCGAACAGTTTTGGTCGTTGATGAGTCGGGATACAGTCCCGTGGCCAGACGAGCACTATCCGATCATCTTGCCCATTATATGATTCCCACCATCTGGGTTGAACTTGAGTCGCTACCCACCCATGGCGTCTCGGGCAAGACCGACCTCAATGCTttgcctcctccgccttccCCAAAGACCCCCAACATcaatgccaagaaggagCATGACACACGAATTAAGATGGACACTATTATCAAGATGTGGGCTTTGTCTCTCAACATCCCAGCCAGTGCCATCTCGCAAAGCCACAGCTTCTTCGATCTCGGTGGTCACTCATTGACCTTGGCTGATTTGGCCGGTCGCCTAACAAGAACTTTCGGTTTTCCGGTTCCTCTTGCACCCCTCGCCGGTACTCCAACCTTGGAGGGCCATTTGGATGCGGTGAGAGCGGCCCGAGATGGTCATACAGCAGCCGTACAAGCAGACCTTCCTGCCGTATTGCTTGCCGACTCTGCACTGCCGGATGACATCAAATCCAACGGGAAGCCCATGTGCCGCCTCAACGATGCCGAGACTATTCTTCTCACCGGTGCGACGGGTTATTTGGGCGCCTTCCTTCTGAAGTCTCTTTTGGAGAACACTTCAGCTCAAATTCTCTGCCTTATTCGTTTCACGGACCCCAACATTGACTGCCGCCCAGCCGGTATTGCTCGTATTCGAAAGAATTTGATTGACCAGGGAATTTGGAATGACGCCATGCTGGAAAGGATGGAGGTTGTGCCCGGTAACTTGGCCCGTAACCGTCTCGGTCTCTCCCCCGAGGCTTTCCAGGACCTTGCCTCACGCGTTGATGTAATTGTTCACGCTGCCGCCACTGTCAACTTGGTATACCCCTATGCTGCATTGCGAAATGCTAACGTAGGAGGTACCCGTGAGATTTTGAGGCTTGCCTCTCGAGGAGGAGCCACTATGCACCACGTATCGACCAACGGCGTCTTACCCCCATCCAAGACCCCGTGGACGGAGGAAGCAATGCTGGATATCAGTGATGTACCGACAAAGCTGCCCGACGGCTATGGCCAAACGAAGTGGGTTGCCGAGACGCTGGTTTATGAAGCTGGTCGCCGAGGCATGCACGTCAAGGTATATCGACCTGGTACTATTAGTGGTCACAGTGTGACTGGTGCCACTAACACTTACGATCTTTTGAACGCGCTGATTGTCGAATCTTTGCACCTCGGCTTTGCTCCCAAGGTTGACGGCTGGCTGGCAGAAATGACACCAGTCGACTTTGTGAGCCAAGCTATTGTCACCTTAGCCAACCACCCTTGCACAAAACAGAAGCTGTATCACTTGGGTGACCCTGCGCCAGTGACTGCTGAACAGGTGTTCCAAGATCTTGAAGCCCTTGGATATCCGACTAAACGACTTCCCTGGGACGATTGGGTGTCTCTGTGGAAGGAGAAGCGCGGGTCAGGACGAGGTGGTGACGATCCTTTTACAGTCGACATTCTCCGTGGTGGTATGCCCACAGTTGATACCTTGGAGCTGGTTACTATCCTCAAAGATGGCGCCACTCAACCTGCCCTGGATCTGTATGGCGTTTCCCGACCCAAGATCGATAGGAACTTGTGGGAAACATACGCAAGACACTTCTTCGCACGTGGTTGGCTTCCACGGCCCCCTCTGCGCCTCAAGGTAAACGGCGTGCACTCTCCCGCCAAGAAGGGACGCCTGTCCGGTCGCGTAGCCGTCATCACCGGGGCCTCCTCTGGCATCGGTGCCGCCGTCGCCGCCAAACTCGCAGGTGAAGGCGCCCACATTGCCCTCGCCGCTCGTCGAACCGATGAActtgagaaggtcaaggccaAGCTATCCACTTGCAGCGGCAAAATCCTAGTACACAAGACCGACGTCACCAGCAAGGCCCAAGTAGAGTCCCTCATGAAGACTACCACCGAGAAGCTCGGACCCATCGACATCCTCGTCAGCTGTGCTGGCGTCATGTACTTcaccatgatggccaactgCCAAACCGAAGAGTGGGAGCGCACCGTCGACATCAACTGCAAGGGCCTGCTGCACTGCCTCTCCTCCACAGTCCCCGGCTTCCTCGAGCGAAAGCGCGGCCACATCGTCGCCATCTCCTCCGACGCAGGGCGCAAAGTGTTCCCCGGCCTGGGCGTGTACTCCGCCAGCAAGTTCTTCGTGGAAGCCACCCTCCAGAGCTTGCGTTTGGAGACCGTCGGCTCGGGTCTTCGCGTCACTGGCATTCAGCCCGGTAATGTGGACACGGGGCTGTTGAATATCTCTACGGATGCggaggcgttgaagaagtaTGGTGAACCTACGGGTGCGAAGGTCCTAGATGCGGAGGACGTTGCGGGAGCGATTTTGTATGCAGTGACGCAGCCGGAGCATGTGGCTGTTAATGAGGTTCTTATTGAGCCGAGGGATGAGCCGATTTAA